Genomic segment of Hydra vulgaris chromosome 08, alternate assembly HydraT2T_AEP:
tgtttttgtagTATatcatataaacataaattttacattaacgTTTCCAGGGAGGAAGTTTAATCACTGCACACAAATCAAGAAACCTAAATAGAAATCTATTTACGTTTTGTTCTTACAAAACCAGCATCCCATACACTTTTTTATTAGCGTTTCTACTTTAAAACGGATTCTTGATATAAAGATTGATGCCTCAAAGCTAGATACTGATTGTTGTAAAGCTCTACTTGCTCTGCATGTATTTAGTGGAAACGATTACACGAGTGCCTTTTACGATATTGGTAAGTCAAAGTTCTTCAAGCTAATGAGAGAGTCTGAAGAGTACAAGtcaattttttacaagattaGCAACACTTTTATCTTTGAATTAACCGTATATAGAGAAGCTTACATTTCAACTATATGAGTTGAAAtgcagtaaaacaaaaataatattaaatatagtataaaCTATAGGTGAAAAAGAACTAACTAATTACATATCCTTTTTAAATTTCCTCAAAGTCCTAATTTAAGGTATCATCAGGAGATTAGTTATAGTTATAAGATCTTTCAAGCAAGAAAGTGCCTTTTAACAGTTAGGTCCATCAAATTCTCCTCCATTGTAACCATGCCTTGTTAcagttttacaaattaaaaacttttcagtTGAGTCTTCAGCCATCAGAAAACCTGTTATTCGTGTAACAATAGGCTCCTCAATTAGGTATGGTCGAAcagcaattttatatttttcatatgcTTATAAAGCTCACCATCCCTATAAGTTTCTGATGCCAATTAGTCAAACTTTGAAATGTtctaaacttttcatttttatcatctttttctCCTTCACAATAACAGCAACCACACTTTTCCCCGTGTGCCTTTAAGtgttagtattaaaaaatattatactaaaatattaagttttatgttGATAAAGTAGTATAAAGCAatcactttttataaattatcatgCAAGAACACAAAGTAATTTATGATTAACTTACAGAAATGCTTAGTAAACAATTAATAAGCTTTAGGTCAGCTGCTACTGTGTATTTTAGCTCATTCAgcgtaaataatttaataagccTCTCCAAATTTCAACTACTTTCTTTTACTCCACGTACAAGACCCAAAATAAGAACTGTATTGACCCCTGTATTTTCCCCTATTTCTTTTCTCCGATTGACGCTCTTCTGGTATAAAAATGTTCATTATGACTTTCAGTGAACCTTGAACACCATCAATACTAACTCTAATAAAACAATTGTAGGGATAAAGTTTTCTgtgttcttaaattttttttatttgttcccACGGTTCAGGAGCAAATACAACATCTTTCCAAATTGCATCTTAAACCTTGCAGTTTCCAACGTTGTGTGTTTGTTGAAAAGACTtcataaaattgatttaacttgaaaaatttgTCCTTAATACTTTTTGAGGTTTAGGTTTGATACctaacaaaaaatgcaaaaataatttataaatatgtaagtaatctaaatatatgcaaaattaAGTTCATGTACATTACTGTTATGTCCACAATCCAAAACATTGCATATCTCagtaattataaaattcattgcaaaaatctattttcttttttatagtaaaaaatgtatctgaaaatattcataaaatagGTTTATGCAGATCTTCAGATTAGAGAGTAACATGAAGCGCTTTACCACCTACAAAAGATATATTTGCTAAGACAAATGTACTCTTGCTAATTTTTGACTTCAATATATACGTACCtcatttatagttataatattaataataaatatagatagatagaaaaatgtaaatacacATTTACCTGTTGCTACTACTAATTCTTTATTGTTAGATGTTTTATACATATCTTTTAGTAAAGAGAAAATAACTTGCTAGGATGTTTTTGAGTCTTGAGATAGAATGAGCACATGCAGATTTTGCACTATTGCAGATTTTGTGCAAGGGTGTCTGATACCTTTAACTACCGTATGGCTGAAATGTGCAAAAAGAtgcattatttacattttacaaaatttagaaGGATCAATttttcaatgacttttttttctcttttgcaATAAAGTAAAAGATACACACGCATAGAACTGTATTCTTTAATCTACATAGTTTCCGTAGTTAACTTCTTCCAGTCATCAACAAATCTTCTATGTTCTGAGAAATATACCCTTCAGTCTAAAATTGTTTAgtatagtattttatataagtatatatatatttacattttcatgTATCATCAATACATCAGCATTTATCACAAACTTTTGCTTGATCTCTTTTAAATGAAGACGATTTTTGCTTATTGAAAAACTCTAAATGGAAGAGAATTGATTTCCAAACTAAACTCGTGATCAACaagtataataataagtttgtgTAGAGCTagattatttttacattctaGATTAAAACTTACATGTGTccaaattagtatatatttttccTTGATTTTTCATACATAAATTCATTCAAAATCTCTTCAAAATCTACTTTTTGTCACTTTGCTTTCGATAGACATTAATGATAGTCTTTCACTAGACATTGAAGATCGTAACCAGTTCTTAATCCTTTTTAGAGTTGAAAAGGATCTTTCGCCAGAACAATTTGACAAGGGAATGGATAAAAAAATCCTTAGAGCAGTTTCCACGTTTGGAAAGGTGTATAAAATGCCACTGTACTTTATTAATTGCAGCATTTCATTAGGGTTGTTGATGTTGggtaaaaaacttgtaaagtgCAAAAACTCGTCTTTGAAGTCGTTATCTACATCTTTTTCATACAACTCCCGAAACTTTTCTGAAGCTTTAAACACTGGTGTTTGAAGTTGAGCTTTTGCGCCAGGTAATAATCCAAACCTTGTATCCAAACCAGAATAGGCTTCTTTCCTTTTACACAAATGACTTTTTAAAGTATCACATATAACATTAAAAGTGTCACATACAAATGATTGCCTCCCATTTCTTGCCACAGCAACATCTTCAGATCGACTTTTATCTAAAGTTTTGGACTTAGGTATCTGCCACTTGCGAGATGCAGTACATGATAATTCTACTTTATACACTTCTTGTGCCTCTATTTCAAACTTCTCAAAGTTTTCTCTAGCATTCTGAAAAAATTCTATAAGTGAATCATGTAATGGGACAATGGTTGATAGGTCACAAGAGTATGACTGCAGTGTTTTATTGAGCTTCTTGATCCTTTGAAGCAGTGTGTGCCagattattgttaataatttatttttgaaagatttgaTTTTCTTCAGCAAacaatttaattcaagttttgTACTGTCTTTTTCCGTTTCATCATGAACCATTTGCGTCAAAATTAAAGTGATGGCATCGTAGTCTTTCCTTCACGTTCGAACCGCATCGGCATTACCAGATCACCTGGTTCCAGAAAGCGATTTTAAAGTTAGTTCtccttttacattttttttggttgGAAGTGAATAATTCCCACCTACGTGGAAAAGCTGAGAAGAATGTGTACAATGCTGGCACAAATCAAAAATAAGCAGTTGCAGCTCTACACGACTCCACTGCATTCACTCCCACAAAATTAAGAGAGTGAGCAAAACAGAGAACAAATTATGCTAGAGGATATGCAGCTTTTAATCATGCTTGCAATCCAAAGTATCTTCCAGCCAAGTTACATGCATAGTCATAGGATTGTCCACGACAATGTTGGAGATCTATTCCaagattttgaaataatttggtTACTACTTCATATAAATGTTCTGCACCATGATTGTGGATAAGAACAAAAGTCAGAAATCGTTCTACTGGATCAGACTGCAAATTCACATATCTCACCACAAAACACAGCTGGTCAATATGTGTTATGTCTGGTGTAGAATCTATGATGATTCCGAAGTACTTTGCCTCcttaatttctttaacaataTGTTGTTGGACTTTAGAAgtcattacttttaatattcCTACCATAGCCTGAGAGGACAGTTGACATGGCTCTTTCCTTTAATAACATGTTTACCGATGTGGCCTGCTAAAAAAGGATCAAACTTGCTGATTAACTCtaataaacctaaaaaattgctattttgtTCAGAACCAAAGGTTTTATTATTGCCAAAAATACCCAAACCTTGCTGTGCAATAAACTTTAATACTTCAACAACACACACTATAATATCTCTCCAGTATGCACGCTCATTTTGATTTTCTTGTTCCATTTGGCTATCAATACGCCCAGCGATTTTGGAAAGTTGAGACACACTAGTACGATGCAAAAGTGACGTTTTATGACTTGCTAGTCTTGAGGTGACATTCTTCCAGTCCCTGAATCCAGTGGTGCAAAGACCTTGATTGTTGTTTCCAAAAACCTTGCAGACATAATAAAATACTGATCTTGAACTTGGAGAATATATGAGCCGTTCCCGTTGAATCTtttcaccatttttttttaagcggaAAAAATTGTTCTTTGAACACATTCTAACTTTCTGACATTCTCCAATTTATCGTCCCGAATTAGCTCTAAATTCTACATTTTGCTTTGGTGGATTAAGAACAAAATATTCTCGAATTTTGAATTCATAGGAGGCCACAGAGCAGTATCATCTAAGTTATCAGGCTTATCTTGCAATGTTACAGGTGAAAATTCAATATTCATTGAAGAGGGATCTCCAAAGGCAATTACTTCTTCTAAAGCAATTCCTTTTTCGACTGTAATTTCTTCAACAGGAGAATTTTCTTCATGAGGAGCTTTTTTTCATGATGAGCATTTCCTTCATGAAGACCAATTTCTTcataaaaagcaatttcttCATGGATTCCGTAGTCCTAAAAGTCAATAAGCGTCGGAAGAGAACTTATAATATGTTTACTAAATGTACAGATTTTACCgcttaaatcaaaacaattcaTCTTAAAATCGTTTCAGTTCtttttttagacataaaaaataatttatagaaacagattaaagaaaaaattaaatcacaacttaaaatttaaatcttaaacttaaaatatcataaaaattcaTACTTCAAATATCCTAAGGCAAgaaaataaactaaatgtaTATACCATCAGTTTTAATCAATAAATCATCttcataattttcattttaactgTTTTCTAGCTCATCTATGAAGTTCTGAATTTCTAATTCAGCTAAATGGCGATCTTTATAAGTCATAACTGTTATACTTTTTAAGTAAACATTTGGCCAAAAGCTCTTGataaaatgacttaaataatttttcgaaCTGTTGTGGGCCATAATATGGCCCATAAAATTATGGCTCATAAAATTATGGCTCATAAAATTATGAACATAAtatgttcataattttaattcCGAAATGCAACAGAACATAAGGTTATTGAGATTTTGAGTAAAACATagagatatatttaaaaacattttagttcatttttacctaaacatttttcaaatgagataaatatttttcaattctacTGTTGTGTCAGAAAAGTTCTGATgggctaaaaaaatattaaaagctgAATAATAGGGGGCCCCCTAAATTTTGTGGGCCTAAGGCCCGGGCCTTACGTGCCTTCTAGAAGATCAGGCTCTGATAGTAGTACATTATAGTGCAACTGATTTTACACTTTGCCTAAGCAATACAGACGCTGGTTTATTagacaattataaaaataataaataaagaagtgATAGCTTGTATTACTGGAACATTTGTTACTAGAACAAGTGTTAGCTTGAATTactacattatttaaaaaaagtaaaacaaaaaacaattatcagttttttagtaattttgaaGGTGCCAATGGAAAAGTTCCACccatattattacatttatctGCATCTTTTATTCGACCGCAATTGTAGCTAAAACGAAATTTACAAAAATGGTAATGTAAGTCAAAAacctatattatttattaataataatgctTATTCAACTTACCatagttttataaaagtgaAAAGCTTTTCATTATCACTTTTCTATAGCTGTAATAATCGTAATTTTTCAggaaaaaatctaaaagttaaaaatataattatatgaatatatgaaaaaaatatttacaaagtatgaATAGTCACAAAAGTCAGGCTGATTTCTAATAAGTGTTTATTCTGTatcctaaaaaaaatgttatatgtatattataattaGAGGCGTTTTGAATATACCTGACTTCTATAACTACATTTATGATACAATAGTATCATTAGCAAACAATGTCATCTTTATTACCCCTTTTGTCTTTTATTCGACCATAACTGTATTCAATAGATGATTGGCCATAACCTATATAATTTGATTAATCTTTTATTCGACCCTAACTGTAACAATAAtgaagtttacaaaaataataatgtaatttgaCAACTCAATAatctatattcttttaaaataaaaatgctttttcaacTTAACATAATTTTAGAATGGTGAAAAGcttttcattatcatttttccatagctataaaaatttatatttttctggaAAAAATCTGAAAGTATAAGtgtacaaaaatatgaaaaaaacgctataaaatatgaataattataaaatcGTGTTAAATTCGAATAAGTGTTTATCGCatttcctaaaaaaaatgtatatgtatatcatAGTTAGAGGTGTGTCGTATATACCTGACTTCTAAAACTACATTTATGTATTAAAGGGCTAATAGAAAATATGgtctaataaaaaacttcaaccaaaataatttatttaccttCATTTATTATTCAACCAAAAGTGCACCTATAatgaattatataataatattattgcgagccaatatattaataaaatatattttactttaaagtgTACCAGCATAAACATCTTATCGTTAAAACATAATCTTGTCATTAAAACGTAAATTATTTGACAATTATTTAATGTTGCTAGAGATAACTACacattgtttttcattttttaacaaaaataagataaaaccTTGAATTACAGAGCATTCAACATACTTCTTAACATGTTTATGCCTTTGGGACaaagtatttattgaatttcctaaaaaacaaaagaattcaTATTATAAAcgtttatgtatattatatttaaaggcTGAATACACTatagatttttctttttctacttttttattaggttaaattttacatttaaaatatcataGACTGTCTTagtattctttttacaaatcaCAAGGtctaataaagaataaaaattggACAAACTGATATTGGGTTATGTATactgtatatgtgtgtgtgcgtgtgcgtgtatatataaatatatatatatatatatgtatatatatatatatatatatatatatatatatatatatatatatatatatatatatatgtatatactcaACACCCTATAAGTAAAATTTCGGAcgaattttaattgcatttattatgtaatttatttcatgcacgcatttgaaaataaaatggtcCAAGTAAAGTACCTCAAAATAATTAgggaaatttttttccaatcgatatatatatatatttatatattatgtatatatatatatatatatatatatatatatatatatatatatatatatatatatatatatatatatatatatatatatatatatatatatatatatatatatataaatatataggtatacatgtaat
This window contains:
- the LOC136083324 gene encoding uncharacterized protein LOC136083324; translation: MCSKNNFFRLKKNGEKIQRERLIYSPSSRSVFYYVCKVFGNNNQGLCTTGFRDWKNVTSRLASHKTSLLHRTSVSQLSKIAGRIDSQMEQENQNERAYWRDIIVCVVEVLKFIAQQGLGIFGNNKTFGSEQNSNFLGLLELISKFDPFLAGHIGKHVIKGKSHVNCPLRLW